The Agarivorans sp. Alg241-V36 DNA segment CAATGTAAATCACTGCTGCTAGTACCATAAGCTCCCAAAGAGAGGTATTACTTAAAATATTGCTAATGATGCTCATGCTAAAACCTAATTATTTATAAGGCTTTTAGAGCTTAGACCAAGCTGGATAAATATTGGTGTTATCAGTGCTTGTACGTTTTACTCATTTCGCCATTTAGGGTTTAAAATCGCCCAGCGTTCGTGGTCTTTCCATCCTTTACCACCAATGTTTAAGTAGTTTTTAGATAGCCCTTCTTTCACAAATCCGGCTTTTGCCACTAAGGCTATTGAGGCTTTATTGCCCGGTTGTATGTTGGCTTCTAAGCGATGTAGATTGAGTTCTTCAAAGGCTTGTTTCAATACTAAGCGGATACCTGCTCGCATATAACCGCGGGCTTGGTGGGGATGAAAAACTTCGTAACTAAGGTAGGCTGATTGAAAATGACCTCGGATGATCGACGAGATATTAAAGGTACCCACTATCTCGCCAGTTGCTTGTAAGCAAACCAAATAGCGGTGTTCTTCTTCTAAGTAAGCGCGCACGTTTTTTGGCGGATAACTCCAAGGGCGGTGAAATATTTCGCTGTTTTGATAGCACTCGCTTAGCTCTTCTAAATCGCTGCGCTCGGGTTTTCTTAAATACAGTTGTTGGTTCACGCCTTATACCTTAGCTTGATGAAAAGTCGCTAGAAACCTAAGTATTTTAGCCAATTGTTTTTGCCTAAGGCTAATCAAAATTCCAGTTAATGCTCACAAATTTTTGTTGATGATAAGGGACCCCTAAAGCGTTTTTCTAAGAATATTGTGTAGTTTTACTCAACAGTTTCTTTTGCAAAAGCGGGATTATCATTTAAACGCCGTGGAATTAAGCTGGTGGCAACTTAAGTCAAAGTCTTAAGTTTTAAATTAATTATCTATAAAGCTTAAGGAACAATCATGGAACTATTTAAAGCCATTGAGCAACGTCGCGCCATTAAACAATTTGATTCAAACGAGCAAATGAGTGAAGGAGATTTCCAGAAAATGATGGAAGCAGTGTTGTTATCGCCAACCTCTTACAACATTCAGCATTGGCGCTTTGTGAGGGTTAGCAATGCCGAGGTGCGCGAGCAAATTAGCCAAGCTGCTTGGGGGCAACCACAAGTGACCGAAGCTTCGGAGTTGTTGGTATTATGTGCCGACACTCAAGCCTGGGCCAAGCAACCAGAACGTTATTGGCAAAATGTAGACGCCAAAGTGCAAGGTGTATTGGTCGACATGTTAGCTAGTTTTTATCACGGTAAAGACCAGTTGCAACGTGATGAAGCAATGCGCTCGTGCGGTATGGCCGCACAAACCTTGATGCTAGCAGCCAAAGGTTTGGGTTACGACACCTGCCCAATGATAGGTTTTGACGCTGGCCAATTGGCTGAAGTAATTAAACTGCCTAAAGATCATGTGATTGGCATGATGGTCGCTATTGGTAAAGCGGCTAAACCAGCAGGTGTGCGCGGGGGACAATTAGCGATGCACCAAGTATTGATGCAAAACCACTTTGCTTAAATCGAAAGTTAGAGATAAACCCAAGCTGTAATAGCAACAACTTGGGTTTATTAAGGCTGTAGAGAGCTGCCTTAGTGGCTTAAATGTTGATTCAGCAGTTGCCGTTCACCCTCAGTCATTTGGGTTTTATTCAAAAACGGCATGTCTTGGCTGACAAAAGAGCGTTCTACAATGCGTGCTTTCCAGCGTTCCACATCTTGCCAAGTATCCAAATTTACCCCTCCAGGTGCCGCGGTGAAGGTGTCATCAGTGGGCACTCGGCTGTGACATGTTGTACAGCGCTGCTGAATAATCGCCATTACTTGGCCTTGCTCCGCGTTTAGTTCATTGTTGTTTTGAGCTTGAGCTTGAGCTTGAGCTTGAACTTGCGCAGGGCGATTGGCATTACTCCAGCTTAAAAACAGGGCTAGTGCCAATAGGCCAAGTGCACCGCTTATAATTATGCTGGGTTTTTGAACGCCTTGGTGCTTTAGGTTGAAGTAGTGGCGGATCCAAGCACTTAAGCCGATCAGTGCGCAAAGAATTAACCAACTATGGCTGTGCTGGTAAATCATAGGGTAGTGGTTGCTTATCATCAAAAAGATCACCGGCAATGTGAGGTAGTTATTGTGTACCGAGCGCTTTTTAGCTTCTAAACCGGGGGCTGGGTCAACGGGCTCGCCAGCGCTAACTTGTGCCACCATTTGCCGTTGCCCAG contains these protein-coding regions:
- a CDS encoding GNAT family N-acetyltransferase, whose translation is MNQQLYLRKPERSDLEELSECYQNSEIFHRPWSYPPKNVRAYLEEEHRYLVCLQATGEIVGTFNISSIIRGHFQSAYLSYEVFHPHQARGYMRAGIRLVLKQAFEELNLHRLEANIQPGNKASIALVAKAGFVKEGLSKNYLNIGGKGWKDHERWAILNPKWRNE
- a CDS encoding urate hydroxylase PuuD, which translates into the protein MWPQLYEWLALFIKWFHVIAGIAWIGASFYFVWLDNNLKTPPEWKKQKGIKGDLWAVHGGGFYEVAKYQVGPEKMPEKLHWFKWEAYSTWLSGTLLLFWIYYLRADAYLIDPQVMSLTSYQAIGLGVGGIALGFAIYEALLRSPIANKPLPLSLCLIVIGALFCYGFTHVFSGRGAFIHMGALIGTIMVANVWIKIIPGQRQMVAQVSAGEPVDPAPGLEAKKRSVHNNYLTLPVIFLMISNHYPMIYQHSHSWLILCALIGLSAWIRHYFNLKHQGVQKPSIIISGALGLLALALFLSWSNANRPAQVQAQAQAQAQNNNELNAEQGQVMAIIQQRCTTCHSRVPTDDTFTAAPGGVNLDTWQDVERWKARIVERSFVSQDMPFLNKTQMTEGERQLLNQHLSH
- a CDS encoding nitroreductase family protein, encoding MELFKAIEQRRAIKQFDSNEQMSEGDFQKMMEAVLLSPTSYNIQHWRFVRVSNAEVREQISQAAWGQPQVTEASELLVLCADTQAWAKQPERYWQNVDAKVQGVLVDMLASFYHGKDQLQRDEAMRSCGMAAQTLMLAAKGLGYDTCPMIGFDAGQLAEVIKLPKDHVIGMMVAIGKAAKPAGVRGGQLAMHQVLMQNHFA